TCGTTGAGCCCTCAATCCCGTGACACCATTGATTTTCACTTGGCTTGGAATTagcaacttcagcttcactgagtatccttcatttttaatgtttcagtatttttgatggtatttgctaagcacttactatgtgccaggcactgaaactatgtactggggttgatacaagctaatcagtttggacacagttcatatcccacctggggctcaaattcttaatccccattttactgatgaggtaactgaggcatagagaagaggcCCTCttgcctaagaataataatgatggcatttgtaaagggcttactctgtgcctcccaacatccgccaagctaactctcctcctcctttcaaagccctactgagagctcacctcctccaggaggccttcccaggctgagccccctccttcatctccccctcctccccctctccacccccccactttatatccttcccttccccacagcacctgtatatatgtatatatgtttgtacgtatttattactctatttattttacttgtacctatctattctctttattttattttgttaatatgttttgtattgttctttgtctcccccttcttgactgtgagcccactgttgggtagggaccgtctctatatgttgccaacttgtacttcccaagcacttagtacagtgctctgcacacagtaagtgctcaataaatatgattgattgattgattgtgccaatcactgttctaagtgctgcgggggataaaaggtaatcaagtagtcccacgtggggctcatggtcttcatccccattttacagatgagggaactgagccccagagaagacaagtgacttgcccaaagtcacacagttgacaagtggcagaggtggaattagaactcatgacctctgactcccaagcccggcctctttccactgagccatgcttcccaagaacacacagaagacaagtatctGATCAATAACAATGTCATATTCAACTCTGTCCTCACCCTTGATGATTTTTGTCAATTTCAAGCATACTCCCTTAGCATTCATCTTTATAGACTGAAATGTTCTTGGTGTGCGATTATGTTCCTATAATAAcaatgttctaaaccctggggcagacacaagataatcaagctaacctgtcccacacgggactcacacccTAAGAGGTAGGCAGGAGAGGCCCTAGATGCCGCTCTTTAGGAACGGAAGTCACCCATAAATGTTGGAGGCAAAGGCAGAAGACCCcatttgggtttgggagtcaaaaagacctgggttctaatcccagctctgccacttgcctgttgtgtgaccgtggacaagtcacttaacctctctgtgcctttgttacctcatctgtaaaatggcgaataaaactgtgaactccataagggacagggaccgcatccaacctgttaaacttgtgtcctccccagcacttagaacgttgctcagcacatagtaagtgctaaacaaataccattatcgtcatcatcaatcgtcatcatcgtatagtcttcagactgtgagcccactgttgggtagggaccatctctatatgttgctaacttgcacttcccaagcgcttagtacagtgctctgcacacagtaagtgctcaataaatacgactgaaatgcgattgaatatagAACATGCAGAAGGAGTTCAGGGAACTAGTAAGGAGCATGGTGGTTGGAGGAAATCATCTTGAGTGGGGGTTAATCTAGAGACAATGAATTTTACAAGAAAAGGCTTATCCAACACACCACTGCTGCCTTCATTCAAAAAGACTATCCCCAACATTTAGTCACATAGTACATTGTCTGCCTGTGGCCCCACTGAATGGATTTCACAGTGAAGTCCTTCAAGGCCAAGGTTTTGCTTCTTGGAGTTTCTGGGGTGAGGAAATGCCATgaggagggggcaatggggaatgAGCTGGACCTCCAGCTCCTCCCATTTCTTGGATCTTCCTATCGGAGGCTCGGAGGATGCCGTTCTTCTGAACAGCCCCGGACACAAGGCTGAGGCGATGGGAGCTCTGACCTGAGGGTCCTGGCTCCTTTCTAGGACTGGATGAAGTGAGAAGGCTGCCCCAGCTCCCCGCTGCTTTGGGCCAGGGGTAGGAACAGGTGGTGGTGTTGGGGGTGGGACGCAGACCACACGGACAGGAGCTCCAGAAGAGAccgacggagagaagggccacgGTGAGGACCAGAGGGAAGGTGAAGGCCACACGGAAAGTCTGGGCTTGAAGTCTGGAACCAGAGCCCTCCTCCCGGATCCCCGTCCTCGTgacttcccctttcttcttcagCAGGTGACTTCTGCCTGGCGTTCTGCTTCCAGCCACATCACTATCATTCAGAGATGAATCACTCTGCTCATAGCATTTTTCACCTCTttatttctcaggctgtagataagggggttcaacatggggaccACGATGGTGTAGAAAACAGAAGCTACCTGGTCCTTACCCAGGGAGTAAGATTTACTTGGCTTTAGATATGTAAAGATTAGAGTCCCATAGAAGATGGTGACTCCTGTgaggtgggaagcacaggtggagaaggctttttttCTTCCCACAGAGGAGTTGATCTTCAAAATGGCAGAGATAATAGCCATGTAAGAGACTGTAATCATTATCAGAGACATTACAAGTGTGGAGCCAGCTATGATAAAGATCACGATTTCCGTGCTACGTGTGTCAATGCAGGACAAAACCAAGATTGGTGagatatcacagaaaaaatggtgaATTACATTTGAGTTGCAAAATGGCAACCTAGCTATGGACAGAACAGTTATCAGGGAGTTTGTGAAAGCAACTCCATATGATCCAACCATAAGCCATATGCATAATCTTGAGGACATAACAGAGGAATAAAGCAGTGGGTTACAGATAGCTACATAACGATCGTATGCCAttgcagagaggagaaagcattctgttcctgccaaagaaatgaaaaaatacatttggGCAAAGCAGCCAATGAATGAGATCATCTTTCTGGATGTTAATAAATTCTCCAAGGTTTTGGGAGTAATGGCTGTGGAGTAGCTCAGATCAACAAAGGACAACCCAcccaggaagaaatacatggggctgTGAAGCTGAGAGTCTTTCTGGATGATCAAGATCAGCCCTAGGTTCCCCACCACAGAAAACGTATACATCAAGAGAAATACCATGGAAAGGACCAGTTGGGCTCTTGGAGAATCAGTCAGGCTCAGGAGGATGAAGTTGGCCATTCTGGTATCATTTCCTGCAGCCAGTGGCTTCAGCATCTCTCCTCTAGTGGGAAATGAATATTGAAATTCAGGAGAAAAACATTCCTACGGTTTGGGGGATTTTAGGAGAATCAAGAAAAATATACT
This genomic stretch from Tachyglossus aculeatus isolate mTacAcu1 chromosome 22, mTacAcu1.pri, whole genome shotgun sequence harbors:
- the LOC119944036 gene encoding olfactory receptor 8H1-like, with the protein product MINQERGEMLKPLAAGNDTRMANFILLSLTDSPRAQLVLSMVFLLMYTFSVVGNLGLILIIQKDSQLHSPMYFFLGGLSFVDLSYSTAITPKTLENLLTSRKMISFIGCFAQMYFFISLAGTECFLLSAMAYDRYVAICNPLLYSSVMSSRLCIWLMVGSYGVAFTNSLITVLSIARLPFCNSNVIHHFFCDISPILVLSCIDTRSTEIVIFIIAGSTLVMSLIMITVSYMAIISAILKINSSVGRKKAFSTCASHLTGVTIFYGTLIFTYLKPSKSYSLGKDQVASVFYTIVVPMLNPLIYSLRNKEVKNAMSRVIHL